The Lycium ferocissimum isolate CSIRO_LF1 chromosome 1, AGI_CSIRO_Lferr_CH_V1, whole genome shotgun sequence genome includes a region encoding these proteins:
- the LOC132032419 gene encoding LOW QUALITY PROTEIN: low affinity inorganic phosphate transporter 1-like (The sequence of the model RefSeq protein was modified relative to this genomic sequence to represent the inferred CDS: inserted 1 base in 1 codon; deleted 1 base in 1 codon) has translation MANDNLKVLNALDVAKTQLYHFTAIVIAGMGFFTDAYDLFCISMVTKLLGRIYYHQEGALKPGSLPPNVSSAVNGVAFCGTLTGQLFFGWLGDKLGRKKVYGMTLMIMVICSIASGLSFGHTPKSVMTTLCFFRFWLGFGIGGDYPLSATIMSEYANKKTRGAFIAAVFAMQGFGILAGGMVAIIVSAAFKGAFPAPTYVVDAVASTVPQADFVWRIILMFGAIPAGMTYYWRMKMPETARYTALVAKNLKQAANDMSKVLQVEIEAEPEKVENAAQDGPNSFGLFTKEFLRRHGLHLLGTASTWFLLDIAFYSQNLFQKDIFSAIGWIPPAQTMNALEEVYRIARAQTIIALCSTVPGYWFTVVFIDRIGRFAIQLMGFFFMTVFMFALAIPYHHWTLRDNRIGFVVMYSLTFFFANFGPNATTFVVPAEIFPARLRSTCHGISAAAGKAGAMVGAFGFLYAAQPQDPKKTDAGYPAGXWGEKLADHPRLCNFLGMMFTFLVPESNGKSLEEMSRENEGEEESAGTEMRGASGRTVPV, from the exons ATGGCTAACGATAATTTGAAAGTGCTAAATGCACTAGATGTTGCGAAAACACAACTTTATCACTTCACAGCAATTGTGATTGCTGGCATGGGCTTCTTTACTGATGCTTATGACCTTTTCTGCATTTCTATGGTCACTAAATTGCTTGGTCGCATTTACTACCACCAAGAAGGAGCATTGAAACCTGGCTCTCTGCCCCCTAATGTCTCATCAGCCGTTAACGGGGTCGCCTTCTGTGGAACCCTTACTGGACAACTGTTTTTCGGGTGGCTAGGAGATaaacttggaaggaagaaagTTTATGGAATGACCCTTATGATTATGGTCATTTGTTCGATTGCCTCGGGGCTCTCTTTTGGTCATACACCAAAAAGTGTTATGACTACACTTTGTTTCTTCAGGTTTTGGCTAGGATTTGGCATTGGTGGTGATTACCCCCTTTCTGCCACCATCATGTCTGAGTATGCTAACAAAAAGACTCGTGGAGCGTTCATTGCTGCGGTGTTTGCCATGCAAGGTTTCGGAATTCTGGCTGGTGGAATGGTGGCGATCATTGTTTCTGCAGCATTCAAAGGAGCATTCCCTGCACCAACATATGTGGTAGATGCTGTTGCTTCAACAGTCCCTCAGGCTGATTTCGTGTGGCGTATAATTCTCATGTTCGGTGCAATCCCAGCTGGAATGACTTATTACTGGCGTATGAAGATGCCTGAAACCGCACGTTACACTGCCTTGGTTGCCAAGAACTTAAAACAGGCAGCTAACGACATGTCCAAAGTGTTGCAAGTCGAAATTGAAGCAGAGCCAGAGAAAGTCGAGAATGCCGCTCAAGACGGTCCGAATAGCTTTGGTTTGTTCACTAAGGAGTTCCTCCGTCGCCATGGACTTCACTTGCTCGGAACTGCTAGCACATGGTTCCTGTTGGACATTGCTTTCTACAGTCAGAACCTTTTCCAGAAGGACATTTTCAGTGCGATCGGATGGATTCCACCAGCACAAACGATGAACGCGTTGGAAGAAGTTTACAGAATTGCTAGGGCACAAACTATTATTGCCCTTTGCAGTACTGTTCCTGGTTACTGGTTTACGGTGGTATTTATCGATAGAATTGGTCGATTTGCAATTCAGTTGATGGGATTCTTCTTCATGACAGTCTTCATGTTTGCCTTAGCCATTCCGTACCATCACTGGACTCTCAGAGATAACAGAATCGGGTTCGTGGTCATGTACTCACTCACCTTTTTCTTTGCGAATTTTGGTCCAAATGCTACAACATTCGTGGTCCCCGCGGAGATTTTCCCGGCCAGGCTTAGGTCCACATGCCATGGTATATCAGCAGCAGCTGGGAAAGCAGGAGCTATGGTTGGTGCATTCGGGTTCTTGTACGCTGCTCAGCCCCAGGATCCCAAAAAGACTGATGCCGGTTACCCTGCTG ATTGGGGTGAGAAACTCGCTGATCATCCTAGGTTGTGT AACTTCCTTGGAATGATGTTCACATTCTTGGTGCCAGAATCCAATGGGAAGTCATTGGAAGAAATGTCAAGGGAAAATGAAGGGGAAGAGGAAAGTGCTGGAACAGAAATGAGGGGGGCTAGTGGAAGGACAGTTCCTGtttaa